In the Desulfofalx alkaliphila DSM 12257 genome, TCACGGCCGGTGGCAAAAAAATCTGGCTTACCCATGGCCACAGGTACGGAGTAAAGGCCTCTCACCGGCAATTAATTACCCATGCCCTGGAAGAAAAGGTGGACATAGTGGTTTATGGCCACACCCATGTGCCGGTATCTGTATTTGAACAGGGCGTGTTGCTGTTTAACCCCGGCAGTCTTACCAGACCCAGAGGGATCAAAGGCTCAACCTATGGTATTATAGAAATTGACGGTGATGACATTGTGCCCTTTATACATGAATTGTAAAAAGCTCCCACTTGCATTAATCGCCGGGCCATGTTAAACTATAGAAGTCGGCCCGATGAGGGAACGAAAAAGTATTGACAATGGAAGTTTTTTAGAGTAAAATAAATGACGTTGCAAAGCTAATAAAATGTTGTGCGGGTGTAGCTCAATGGTAGAGCACCGGCCTTCCAAGCCGGGTACGTGGGTTCGATTCCCATCACCCGCTCCATTTATTTGATATTTAAAGCAATCATCTGTAGGGATGGTTGCTTTTTTTATTGTTTATTTGGAAAACCATTTTTAAAGATTAGCCATAAGGATACCATACATGGTAATATTTGCTTATGGATAATAACAGGAGATATTGAGCAATCCTGCCGGTCAACCATTTATTATAAAGGGGGCGAAGGTGATTGGGAATACGGCCAAAAGAATGCCTCTTATTGTTTTCAATTATTATGATTTTGCTCTTTCTAGCAGTGGGCAATTACATAAAGGCAAATTATTATAAATCAATACAAGATGCCTTGGTGACTGATCTTGAATTTATTAAAGAAAATTCACATACCAGGGAAATAAAATTAATCACAGAAAAAGGAACCTTTATCATTCCCGATTACGTGACCAACTTTGCTTATTCTGATTCTGAATCGCATAGGATGATCAGAATACTGAAAACAGATTCCAAGTATACACCTGGCAACTTCAACGATACCATCGAAAGGTTTTTGTCTACGGAAATCTCTGTAAATCAAACTGAGGTAGATATTGAGTACCTAATTAAAAAAGATAGAAAAATAATTAAATATCTAAACTATCCAATTTACCATTCAAGGAACACAGCAAGTGATTAATTATAAAAACAGGTGCTTTTTGTAGCACCCGCCAACTTGGTAACCCAGTGGATGGCAGCAGCTGGGAAAGGTTAAGGTCACCCTGCAGCCGGCACCTACCGCTGCCACCCCAAAAATTTTAATTTAGCAGACTTCCAACAACTTCTTAGCCTCCACATAAGCCGCCATGCCCTTAGCTACCTTTTTAGCCTCCTTCATTGCCAATACCACTGTGGCGGGCTGATGGACAACATCACCTCCGGCAAAGACTCCTTTACGGGAAGTCATGCCGTATGGGACTTTCTTAGTGATCACATATCCTGCCTCATTTACATCGATTCCCTTAGTGGTTGAAATAATACGTGCCGCCGGGCGGGAACCAATGGCAAGGAGAACTTTGTGGGCAGGCAGCACAGTTCTGCCTGTCGGAGTTTCAACTTCTAAGCCCGTGAGCCTGCCCTCTGTACCCACAAAGGACACGGGGGTGCACTGCCAGTGAAATTTTACCCCCTCGGCCACTGCATCTTCATACTCAGACTGCAAGGCTGTGAGCTCATTTACTGTTTTGCGAAAGGTCACAGACACCTTGCCGGCCCCAAGACGCAGCAATGTGCGAGCTGCATCCATGGAAACATTGCCGCCACCTATTATGAGCACCTCATCACCGGGGCAGATGGGAACTTCTTTACGGTCAATTTTTCCCTGGTTATACAAGGTGATGGTGCGCAAAATATAGGTTGCCTGTATGATGCCCATCAGATCTCTGCCCGGCAAATTTAAATCCTTAGGGAGCGCAGTTCCGCTACCGATAAATATTGCGTCAAAACCCTCTTCAAACAACCGGTCAATGGTAACATCGGCCCCCACAAGACAGTTGGTGATAAACTTTACTCCCAGTTGTGCAATGCGCTCGGTTTCTTGCCGCACCACTTCCTTAGGCAATCTAAATTGTGGGATGCCGTAAAGCAGCACACCGCCGGGTTCGTTTTCAGCTTCGTATACCACAACGGTAAAGCCCTGCTTAGCAAGATCCCCTGCGACGGTCAGTCCTGCCGGTCCTGATCCGATAACTGCCACCCTGCCCTTAGATTTAGTGAACACCTTAGGCTTAAGGAGGTTCATTTCAGCATCAAAGTCAGCAATAAACCGTTCCAGTTTGCCAATTTTAATTCCCTGCTGTTTTTTTGTTAAGACACAGTGTCCTTCACACTGTTTTTCATGGGGACAAACCCGCCCGCATACAGCGGGCAAGTTGCTTCGCTCAGCTATAATCTCCCTTGCTTCTCCCATGTTACCCTTAGCCAAAGCTTGAATAAATGCGGGGATATCGTTGTCAATGGGACAGCCCGTACGACAAAGGGGCTTAGAACAGTTAAGGCAGCGGCCGGCCTCTGTGATTGCTTCTTTAGTGGTAAATCCCTGATCTGTTTCTACAAAGGTTAGTCCTAGCTTATTTAAGTTGCTATCCCTATTAATAATCATACGCTGTCACCCCATTACTTAAACTTGTCTCTTTGCCGGTGTGTATGGTTGTCCCCGGTGGCTGGTTAAAGTGAAATCTTTCTTAAATTATATCAAATTGTTTGTTAAACAATTTATAGTCTGGACTACGTCAAAATTATTCTTTTTTGACTATAAACACTTACAAGAGATAAAAGCCCTAAAAGTATATTATTTAAATCATAGGTCAAGACTAAATTATAAATAAATGGGGAGGTGAACAAATAATGGATACCTTAAGACAAATTGCCCTGGCGCTAATTATTATTGGGGCCCTTAACTGGTTGTTGGTGGGACTTTTCACCTATGACCTGGTGGCGGCAATTTTTGGTGGGCAAACAGCAATTATTAGTCGTATTATTTATACCTTGGTTGGTGTCGCCGGTATCTATGCCCTTACGTTCTTCTTTAGAACTGATGTGGCAGAAAAAAGCTAAGAAAAGAACCATTCCCCTTATGGACGGGGAATGGTTCTTTTCATGTCCATAAAAGTTTAGACAATTTTCTGAATAAGGTTGCCCTTTTAGAAGGAATATGTCCTATTATAAAAGAACAAGTCTAATAAACAAAGAGAAAAGGGGGAATAAAGTATGAAGCTAAAAATTGGGGCTAAAATAAGCGGCGGCTATATTGTAATGCTGATATTGCTCTCGGCTCTAGGAGCATATAGCTTTATATCCACCGGTAAAATGTCCAAGGATATTGATCAGGTGGATATACTAAATCAGCACCTGGCCCTGCAAGGCGAAATAGAAGCAGAGTTTTTAAACTCTACGGCGGGTATCAGGGGATATATTGCCTATGGTACCGAAAACCACAGGGATAATTTTATTCACCACATGACTAATACCATAGACCTGGCAAGGCAACTTGCTGATTTTACCGACAACGAAAAAAGAGAGCAGGTGCAAGAACTCATTGATATAAGCACTGAATACTTCCAGGGCATTAGTGCAGAATTACTTCCCGCAGTGGAAAGACAATATGCCTCCCAAACCCTGGAAGAGATGGAAGAACGCAGGGCAGAGGTGGTGGCCATAGCCGGCCAATATATACCCCTTACCGAACGGATAAATGAAATTAACCATGCCATGGTAGTTGAAGATACCGCCAACCGTGACAATTACCTGGGGGCCACTACCAGGCTGATGGCGGGGATACAAACACAGTCTGTTGCTGTCACCGCTATCGCTATGGTTATCGGTGGGCTGTTGAGCATATTCATTACACGGGCTGTAAAAAACCCCATGGTGGAAATGGCAGCC is a window encoding:
- a CDS encoding NAD(P)-dependent oxidoreductase, with protein sequence MIINRDSNLNKLGLTFVETDQGFTTKEAITEAGRCLNCSKPLCRTGCPIDNDIPAFIQALAKGNMGEAREIIAERSNLPAVCGRVCPHEKQCEGHCVLTKKQQGIKIGKLERFIADFDAEMNLLKPKVFTKSKGRVAVIGSGPAGLTVAGDLAKQGFTVVVYEAENEPGGVLLYGIPQFRLPKEVVRQETERIAQLGVKFITNCLVGADVTIDRLFEEGFDAIFIGSGTALPKDLNLPGRDLMGIIQATYILRTITLYNQGKIDRKEVPICPGDEVLIIGGGNVSMDAARTLLRLGAGKVSVTFRKTVNELTALQSEYEDAVAEGVKFHWQCTPVSFVGTEGRLTGLEVETPTGRTVLPAHKVLLAIGSRPAARIISTTKGIDVNEAGYVITKKVPYGMTSRKGVFAGGDVVHQPATVVLAMKEAKKVAKGMAAYVEAKKLLEVC
- a CDS encoding metallophosphoesterase; protein product: MRIGVLSDTHGDVAMAKLALTKMGNIDILLHAGDHFQDANELAKTKKVPVYAVVGNCDWDNEKEDLLITAGGKKIWLTHGHRYGVKASHRQLITHALEEKVDIVVYGHTHVPVSVFEQGVLLFNPGSLTRPRGIKGSTYGIIEIDGDDIVPFIHEL
- a CDS encoding DUF378 domain-containing protein encodes the protein MDTLRQIALALIIIGALNWLLVGLFTYDLVAAIFGGQTAIISRIIYTLVGVAGIYALTFFFRTDVAEKS